Within bacterium, the genomic segment TCCCGCCCTGCGGCACGTCCTTGGACGCACGCGTGTGGCGCTTGATCATGTTCACCTTCTCGACGATGATCCGGCCGGAGCCCGGGAAGACCTTCAGGACCTTCCCCTCCTTGCCGCGGTCGTTGCCGGCCACCACGCGCACTTTGTCGTTCTTCTTGATGCGCATCACAGAACCTCCGGCGCGAGCGAGACGATCTTCATGAAGCGCTTGTCGCGCAGCTCGCGGGCCACCGGGCCGAAGATGCGGGTGCCCACGGGCTCCTCGCCGTTCTCCGCCAGGATCACCGCGGCGTTGTCGCTGAACCGGATGTAGGAACCGTCCTTGCGGCCGACTTCCTTCCGGGTGCGCACGACGACGCACTTGACGACCTGGCCCTTCTTCACGTTGCCGTTGGGAATGGCCGATTTCACGGCGGCGATGATGATGTCGCCGACCCGGGCGTAGCGCCGACGGGTCCCGCCCAGCACGCGGATGCACTCGCAGGTCTTGGCCCCCGAGTTGTCCGCGACAGTCAGTCGTGTGGATTCCTGAATCATTGTTCCATTCCTTGCCACGCCGCACCGGAGCACGGCGACGGTTGCGACACTTCGCTACTTGGCCTTCTCGAGGATCTCCGCGACCCGCCAGCGCTTGGTCTTGGACATGGGGCGAACGGCCATCAGCCTGACGGTGTCGCCGACCCCGCACTCGTTGTTCTCGTCGTGGGCGACCAGCTTCGCCGTCCGCGTGATGATCCGCT encodes:
- the rplX gene encoding 50S ribosomal protein L24, which codes for MRIKKNDKVRVVAGNDRGKEGKVLKVFPGSGRIIVEKVNMIKRHTRASKDVPQGGIIEKEGPINASNVMLVCPNTGKPTRIGKDVLSDGSRARVSKKSGEMLND
- the rplN gene encoding 50S ribosomal protein L14, which translates into the protein MIQESTRLTVADNSGAKTCECIRVLGGTRRRYARVGDIIIAAVKSAIPNGNVKKGQVVKCVVVRTRKEVGRKDGSYIRFSDNAAVILAENGEEPVGTRIFGPVARELRDKRFMKIVSLAPEVL
- the rpsQ gene encoding 30S ribosomal protein S17 → MANTERNLRAVRIGEVVSAKNDKTAIVKVSRRFPHPLYKRIITRTAKLVAHDENNECGVGDTVRLMAVRPMSKTKRWRVAEILEKAK